The sequence ACTTTTAAAACCTTTCTCACTACCCACAACGCATAATCCGTAAGGTAGTGTGTCAAAGCCATAGTACTTTAAAACTGCTATAATCTATCAGAAAAATTTTTTTCAAGATGTCAAGGGATAAATATAATAATAAATGAAAATATATTTGTATTATTTAAAATATAAAAAACTAAAAAATAACGACAAAGAGGTAGAAGATGGTAAAAGACAAAGACAAAAAGCATGAAGAAGCTGAAATTCTCGAAGCGAGTATCGCTCCGAGAAATATTGAAGATGAAATGAAAACTTCTTATATTGATTATGCCATGAGCGTAATCGTGGGAAGAGCTCTTCCCGATGTGCGCGATGGGTTAAAGCCTGTGCACAGAAGAATTTTGTATGCAATGAAAGAAATGGGGTTAAAACATAATACCCCATATAAAAAGTCAGCCAGAGTGGTAGGTGATGTATTAGGTAAATATCACCCACACGGCGATTCTGCGGTTTATGAAGCGATGGTCAGGATGGCACAAGATTGGGCACTGCGTTATCCTATGGTTGAAGGACAGGGGAATTTCGGCAGCATAGATGGTGACAGCGCTGCGGCAATGCGTTATACCGAAGCCAGAATGGATGCGATTACCGATGAAATGCTGGCTGATTTGGATAAAAATACTGTAGATTTCATACCCAATTATGATGGTTCTTTAAAAGAGCCGCTGGTTCTTCCCACAAAACTTCCGAGTCTCTTAATTAATGGTTCTCAGGGTATAGCCGTTGGTATGGCGACAAATGTTCCGACGCATAATTTGAGCGAAGTCTGCGACGCATTAGCAGCTTTAATCGATGATGAAGAGTTGCCCATTTCTGAAATCATGAAATATATCAAAGGACCTGACTTTCCTACCGGAGCGATAATTTTAGGAAAGGGCGGAATCAAAGATTATATGGAAAAAGGAAGAGGATCGGTGAAAATGAGAGCAAAAGCCGAGGTCGAAACCGCTAAAAATGGCAGAGAAACCGTTATAGTCAACGAAATTCCGTATCAGGTAAATAAAGCAAATCTCATAAGCAATATAGCTGAACTTGTAAAAGACAAAAAAATAGATGGAATTTCAGATTTGCGGGATGAATCTGACCGCAATGGCATAAGAATAGTCATTGAAATAAAAAGGGATGCAAACGCGCAGGTCGTGTTAAATCAGCTTTACAAACACACGCAGATGCAGTCTTCTTTCGGCGTTATAATGCTTGCCATAGTCAACAACAGGCCGAAAGTTATGAACATAAAAGAAATGCTTGTCCATCATATTGAGTACAGAAAAATAGTTATTACCAGAAGAACGAAATTTGAACTTCAAAAAGCCGAAGCCAGAGCTCATATTTTAGAAGGCTTGAAAATTGCCATAGATAATCTTGACGCAGTAGTAAAAACTATTAAAGAATCTTCAGATATCGACAGCGCACGCGCGGGTCTTATAACAAAGTTCAGATTTACGAAAATTCAGGCTCAGGCGATTCTTGACATGAAACTTCATCAGCTGACTGGCCTTGAAAGACGAAAACTTGATGACGAATATCTTGAACTTATAAAATTTATTGAAAAACTCCGTTCGATTCTTGCCGACTCTAAAAAAGTTCTGGCCATTATCAAAGAAGAAACTCTTGAAGTTAAAAAGAAATATGGCGACAAAAGAAGAACGCAGATTCAAATAGCGGAAGCGGATTTTAATATCGAAGATCTCATTCAAGAAGAAGAAGTCGCCATTACCATGTCTCATACAGGCTATATCAAACGCATATCGCTTGATACTTATAAAGCCCAACACAGAGGCGGCCGCGGTATAACGGCGATGAATACCAAAGAAGAAGATTTTGTCGAAAACTTGTTTATTACGAGTTCGCATGCATATCTGCTATTTTTTACATCAAGGGGAAGATTGTACTGGATAAGAGCTTACGAAATTCCCGAAGGCGTTAGAACTTCGAAAGGAAAAGCCATAATAAATCTTTTACAACTTGCTCCGGAAGAAAAAATTACAGCGGCGATTCCTATCAGCTCACTTAAAGAAAAAGAAATAAAAGATGAATATCTGCTGATGTGTACGAGAAACGGCACGATAAAGAAAATTTCACTTATGGAATTTTCAAATCCAAGAAAAGGCGGCATAATAGCCATAAAACTTGAAGACGGCGATATTTTGGTCGAAGTTAAAGCCATAAGAAAAAATCCTGAAGTGCTGATAGCGGCTAAAAACGGAAAAGCAGTCCACTTCAAAGCCGACGAAGTGCGCGCCATAGGCAGAACCGGCATTGGTGTGCGCGGGATAGATATAGAAAAAGATGATGAAGTCGTAGGTATGGAAGTTCTATCGCAAAAAGACATAGTGCTTGCGGTAAGCGAAAATGGCTACGGCAAACGAACGGAGGTTTGCGAATATAGATTAACACACCGCGGCACAAGTGGTGTAATAAATATGCAGACAACAGAACGCAATGGCAAAGTAATAGGCATAAAACGCGCCAACGCCGGCGAAGAAATAATGATAATGACTCAAAACGGCATAACAATAAGACAAAAAGTTGACGGCATCTCAGTAATAAGCAGAAATACCCAAGGTGTAAGACTGGTTAAACTTGACCCGGGCGACAAGGTAACAGCGATTGCAAGTGTTGTGAAGGAAGATGAGGAAGAAAAAAGTAAGGAAGAGAAATAAAAATCAAAATCAAAACTCTCAGGATAAAAAATTTAGGACTTTTTTAGATATAATCATTTTTTATTTGATTATAAATTATGAACATTAAATATTTTTATAAAATGGTATAAATTGTCAAATAAATTAGAGATATTAACAAGAATACATTTGTATGTTATAAAATACTGTCAAAAAATAGCCGAATGCCTTGTGCATGGGAGGCAAATCCTTTGAATGCTAACGAAAAGGATTTTATAAAAAAATTAAATTTTAGACCTAAAGAAAAAACATCAAGCGTATATTATAAGAAATATGCTCAAAATTATTCTATTGAAATTAATTTTGAAAATGAAACAATCAACTATGGCAAATCTATAAAAAGCGACAGTAAAACAACGCAAAACTTTTCAAGACTTGGGAATTTTGTAGTTTTAGAATGCGTTGATAGGCTATTGACTAAAGGCTATAACCCAAAAGATATTATTTTAGAAAAGCTCTTTCCTTCAGGACACGGGCATTCTAGAAAGCTAGACATATTAGTTAAAAAAGATAAAAAATCGTTTTTAATGATAGAGTGCAAAAGACGCTGAAAAACGCTTTTTAGGCTATGAGTTTTCAAACAGGCGCGGCAATGAAGGCATACACCCGATTCAACGAGGAAAAACCATAGAAGAATGCACCCGCTTTTTGATGATAAAAACGTAGAAAACCCGGAAAAAGCAAGCTCTTATATTTATAAAGCATTTAACGGCGATTTTTCTTTTCCTATAGCGGAAAGCATAAACAAATGTATTTCGCATAAATTTAGCGGATATGATTGCTTTTGACAGGAAAGAATTTGAAAAGCTTATCAATATAAATATTAGAAAGAATATAATACAAAAAAGTAAATATCAGACAGATTTACTGGAGAATATTGTAGATTTTCAAAGTGGATTATGGAAAGGATATACAGATGATTTACAGTTAGTAAAAGTTTTAAGAAATACGAATTTTGATAATGGAAAATTGTCATATAAAAATATCGCCGAAATAGATGTTGATAAAGAACAATTTAAAAAGAGGCAATTAAAATATGGCGATATTATTTTAGAAAAATCAGGAGGAAGTGAAACGCAAGCAATAGGACGAGTCGCACTATTTGATAAAAATACAGAAGAAATATATTCATATTCAAACTTTTGTTTAAGGATTAGAGTAAAAGAAGAAAATAAAGTTAATCCTATTTATTTGTGGTTATTCCTTAATGATTTTTATAATAATGGCGGCACTAAACCACTGCAAAACGGCGTAAGATTATTAAATATTGATTTAGAAGGATATAAAAAAATTAATATTCCATTACCGCCAAAAGGTTAAAATTATTACGCACATAACAACAACTGCTGCAATTTTGATGCTTGAATAAGATATTAAACTCCTATAGATAAATAAAACTCATGGAAGTTTTTATACGGACATATTTTTATATCATTTGTGATAGGATAAACTAGTAAAAATGATATGAAAAGAAGTTTTATAAAAAGGCAACAAATAATTTTATAAGGCAAAACCTCATCTTTTTATCATTGCCATTCCCAAATTCTTCCAAATAGTTTCACGTGAAACATAATTTATATATCACATAAATAAAAATATAATTATCACCTGACAAAAATAGTATTATAGCATTTATCATCATAATTTCAGTAAAATATCTATACAGAGATATATAAACGAATTTACGCTTAGAATAAACAACAATAAGTTTTGACTGATTGTTAAAGCAGTGTATTTTGCCTCAAACCTTATAGATGTTATCAACCCACTTTACTTTTACTGTTGTCGTTTCTGTTGCTCTTGTTGTTGTCGTCATTGCGGGCTTGACCCGCAATCTTAAGAAATAGGATTTAATTAATAGACAAAATGCTCAAAGGGCGGCATTGTTTGCATTGGTAAAATCTTAAAAAACCTCTGCACAGTAAGCTGTGTGGTCTCTGCTGTGTTTATGGATTCCTGCTTTCGCGGGAATGACGGCTAAGTGTTTCCACGCGGCAAGCTTCAGACTTTCTTAAAATTGTCATTGTGGAACAAGAAATAGTATTACGCAGATGAAATTATAGAAGATTTGAAAAAGTATGAGTTTATTAAATAAAATTTTAACTATTTCTAAGATAATTTTAAATAAAAATGAAAAATATACTATTAATTAATCCCCCTGTTTATGATTTTACGGCTTTTGACCTGTGGGCTAAACCTTTAGGGATTCTTTATCTTTCTTCAATACTGAAACAAAATGGATTTAACATAAAGATGTTTGATTATATGTACAGGCATTTTGGCACTCTTGAAAGCAAGTCTGATAAATATGGCTGTGGACATTATAATAAGCTAAGAGTTCAAAAGCCGCAAGCGTATAAAGATATTCCACGCTATTATTCAAGGTATGGATTAAGCAGAGAAATTGCAGAAAATTATTTTGAAGAGCTGAGTTTGTCAAAAAGTGATTTTCCCGAATTGATATTAGTAACTTCTGTAATGACATATTGGTATCCGGGTGTTTTTGAAGCAATTAAAAGTATAAAAAAGTTTTTTCCCACAACCCCTGTGATTTTGGGTGGGATATATGCCACGCTTTGTCCTGATCACGCAAAAAATGCAGGTGCAGATTTTATTTCAGAAGGCGGATTTGCTTCTTTAAATAATATATTAAAAAAATTAAATTTTATGATTGATATGCCAAAAAACTTTTTATCTTTTCCCTCTCCTGATTTTTCGTATTATGACAAAAGCAAATATATTGTTTTAAGAATGTCTATGGGCTGTCCTTTTAGATGTTCTTATTGCGCTCAGGAGGTTTTGTGCGGCCAATATAGTGTAAAACCCCCAGAGAAAGTATTTTCGGAAATTAAAATTTCTGTGAAAAAAGGGATAAATAATATAGTATTTTATGATGATGCCTTGTTTTATGAGAGCGAAAAAAATATAAAACCTTTGCTAAAACATATAATAAAAGCAAAACTGAATATTAAAATTCATACACCCAATGGTCTTCATGCTAGATATTTGGATATTGAATTGGCGGAACTTATGAAAGAAGCAGGCTTTATTATGCCGCGCTTCAGTTTAGAAACAGCAAATCTTGATATGCAAAAAGAGACAGGAGCAAAAATTTCAAATGAACTCTACATCAGCGCAATGAAAATATTACAAAAAGCAGGATATAAAAGTGGAGAATATTTGACATATCTATTAATAGGTATGCCGCATCAAAAGTTAAAAGATGTTGAAATTTCAATTAAATTTGCAAATAGTCTGGGTTCAAAAGTATCGCTTTCAGAATATTCGGTTATTCCGCGCACAAAAGATTTTCTTAAAATAGATGAAAAATTTGTACGGGAACCATTATATCATAATAAATCGATTTATCCACTTTTTAACCTCATTAAAAGGAAAGATATTTTAGATATTAAGCTGCTTGCAATTAAAATGAATAGTTTGCTATAATTCTAAACGTTAAATGTTCTTTTTTGTTTCACGTGAAACAATGAGAAGGCAAAGCTGACTGATAAAAGAAAAAAATATGTATTGTAAAATATATTGATACATAAACAGGAGGATGAAATGAAAAAGATTTTGTGTTTGTTTTTGGCAGTTGTATACTTTATATCTGGCGCAAGCTCTTTTGCTTTCGCAGCTTCAAAAAAGGAGAAAAAAATGGAAAATGTAGATAAAGTAGTAAAATTTTTACAGGATAGCAAAGTTTTTTATATAGCGACAATTGACGGCGATCAGCCAAGAGTAAGACCTTTCGGCGTAGCCCTTAATATTGACGGCAAAGTCAGTATCTGTACAGGCGCATTTAAAAATGTATATAAACAGATAGAAAAAAATCCTAAAGTTGAAATTTCAGCAATGTCTTCCGATGGCAGATGGATAAGAGTGTCAGGATCTTTGGTCAATGTAACTAATGAAGAAAATCAACAAAAATTTTTTGCAGCAGCTCCTGGCCTGAGCGATATTTATGCAGGCGATAAAAGAAAAGATTTCACAATTTTAAGTTTTAAAAATGCCATAGCAACAATTGAAAATATATCTACAGAAAAAGAAGTTATCGAATTGAAATAATCTGTTGGCATTTCCAGAATTAAAATTGTTTCATATAAAACATTTCATAATAGCGTAATAAAGAGGAAATCATGAGCAAAGTGATA comes from Candidatus Endomicrobium procryptotermitis and encodes:
- the gyrA gene encoding DNA gyrase subunit A, which gives rise to MVKDKDKKHEEAEILEASIAPRNIEDEMKTSYIDYAMSVIVGRALPDVRDGLKPVHRRILYAMKEMGLKHNTPYKKSARVVGDVLGKYHPHGDSAVYEAMVRMAQDWALRYPMVEGQGNFGSIDGDSAAAMRYTEARMDAITDEMLADLDKNTVDFIPNYDGSLKEPLVLPTKLPSLLINGSQGIAVGMATNVPTHNLSEVCDALAALIDDEELPISEIMKYIKGPDFPTGAIILGKGGIKDYMEKGRGSVKMRAKAEVETAKNGRETVIVNEIPYQVNKANLISNIAELVKDKKIDGISDLRDESDRNGIRIVIEIKRDANAQVVLNQLYKHTQMQSSFGVIMLAIVNNRPKVMNIKEMLVHHIEYRKIVITRRTKFELQKAEARAHILEGLKIAIDNLDAVVKTIKESSDIDSARAGLITKFRFTKIQAQAILDMKLHQLTGLERRKLDDEYLELIKFIEKLRSILADSKKVLAIIKEETLEVKKKYGDKRRTQIQIAEADFNIEDLIQEEEVAITMSHTGYIKRISLDTYKAQHRGGRGITAMNTKEEDFVENLFITSSHAYLLFFTSRGRLYWIRAYEIPEGVRTSKGKAIINLLQLAPEEKITAAIPISSLKEKEIKDEYLLMCTRNGTIKKISLMEFSNPRKGGIIAIKLEDGDILVEVKAIRKNPEVLIAAKNGKAVHFKADEVRAIGRTGIGVRGIDIEKDDEVVGMEVLSQKDIVLAVSENGYGKRTEVCEYRLTHRGTSGVINMQTTERNGKVIGIKRANAGEEIMIMTQNGITIRQKVDGISVISRNTQGVRLVKLDPGDKVTAIASVVKEDEEEKSKEEK
- a CDS encoding restriction endonuclease subunit S, translated to MIAFDRKEFEKLININIRKNIIQKSKYQTDLLENIVDFQSGLWKGYTDDLQLVKVLRNTNFDNGKLSYKNIAEIDVDKEQFKKRQLKYGDIILEKSGGSETQAIGRVALFDKNTEEIYSYSNFCLRIRVKEENKVNPIYLWLFLNDFYNNGGTKPLQNGVRLLNIDLEGYKKINIPLPPKG
- a CDS encoding radical SAM protein, with the protein product MKNILLINPPVYDFTAFDLWAKPLGILYLSSILKQNGFNIKMFDYMYRHFGTLESKSDKYGCGHYNKLRVQKPQAYKDIPRYYSRYGLSREIAENYFEELSLSKSDFPELILVTSVMTYWYPGVFEAIKSIKKFFPTTPVILGGIYATLCPDHAKNAGADFISEGGFASLNNILKKLNFMIDMPKNFLSFPSPDFSYYDKSKYIVLRMSMGCPFRCSYCAQEVLCGQYSVKPPEKVFSEIKISVKKGINNIVFYDDALFYESEKNIKPLLKHIIKAKLNIKIHTPNGLHARYLDIELAELMKEAGFIMPRFSLETANLDMQKETGAKISNELYISAMKILQKAGYKSGEYLTYLLIGMPHQKLKDVEISIKFANSLGSKVSLSEYSVIPRTKDFLKIDEKFVREPLYHNKSIYPLFNLIKRKDILDIKLLAIKMNSLL
- a CDS encoding pyridoxamine 5'-phosphate oxidase family protein, with the translated sequence MKKILCLFLAVVYFISGASSFAFAASKKEKKMENVDKVVKFLQDSKVFYIATIDGDQPRVRPFGVALNIDGKVSICTGAFKNVYKQIEKNPKVEISAMSSDGRWIRVSGSLVNVTNEENQQKFFAAAPGLSDIYAGDKRKDFTILSFKNAIATIENISTEKEVIELK